A region from the Streptomyces sp. 3214.6 genome encodes:
- a CDS encoding SWIM zinc finger family protein: MGESHEQRHDAVPPEAEVETGGEVETGAAVEAGGEVECDAVTGAAHQGQGSRPADEARRALRAARERRQEQSAQESSQRLAGPAPRPGDAARAALRRPPDPTPAPTASTSATAPAEGAPAAADAILPAAPAPPADAGPAADKPHPRQGTTGARPADIAREALRAARAQARQDAAEAGEQTGRETAPGSRHPQPHPRPRPRADARASEARRPGRTRDHVAEERARAVRELLSDAFRMPPEDPLDPVPDLDPAPDLGPGRDPDLVPRRDPRPEHGPRPEQHPDAEQDPDPESYPDSEPEPVRHNTPTPPTEGSSPFSVTAELPRTPTTSRTPTAPLTPTTPLTPTAPRSMAAPSRDGDHRRTFPAFPPRTGGSFAETWWGNAWVTALEEGALDPGRLARGRGYAEQGNVDAITVTPGLVLAYVQGSRPRPYRVQVRLRTLGDEDWERFLDAAVERPGHIAALLDKELPESLADCGVPLLPGPGDLDPHCSCPDRGHPCKHAAALCYQTARLLDADPFVLLLLRGRGERDVLDALSRRNATRAARAAQEQEPEPLPGVRAAEALAERRLPPLPAPLPVPPHPEQPPAYPSAPNGPDSFALDHLATDAAARAHTLLMTGQDEIGELTLWQDAVRLAASRPGSGLTATTRALYASLASAAGRTPSELARAVAAWRQGGPDGLTVLEESWDPPAGRFDRARPLLLAADLPAFRPRRNHLTHPRGHVQLRFGRDGLWYAYESEPGHDDWWPRSTPDPDPVGALTGLGGSEDL; the protein is encoded by the coding sequence ATGGGGGAGTCGCACGAGCAGAGGCACGACGCGGTCCCGCCCGAGGCCGAGGTGGAAACCGGAGGCGAGGTGGAAACCGGAGCCGCGGTGGAGGCCGGAGGCGAGGTGGAGTGCGACGCAGTCACCGGGGCGGCGCACCAAGGGCAGGGCAGCAGGCCGGCCGACGAGGCCCGCCGCGCGCTGCGGGCGGCCCGGGAACGGCGGCAGGAACAGTCGGCGCAGGAGTCGTCGCAGCGGCTCGCAGGCCCTGCTCCCCGGCCGGGCGACGCGGCCCGCGCGGCCCTGCGACGGCCGCCGGACCCCACCCCCGCACCGACTGCTTCCACGTCGGCCACCGCTCCCGCGGAGGGCGCCCCGGCAGCCGCCGACGCCATCCTCCCAGCGGCCCCCGCCCCACCCGCGGACGCCGGACCGGCGGCCGACAAGCCGCACCCCCGGCAGGGAACGACCGGCGCGCGCCCCGCCGACATCGCCCGTGAGGCCCTGCGGGCGGCACGCGCGCAGGCGCGGCAGGACGCGGCCGAAGCGGGGGAGCAGACAGGACGGGAGACCGCACCCGGCAGCCGACACCCACAACCGCACCCCCGCCCTCGCCCTCGCGCGGACGCCCGCGCGTCCGAAGCCCGGCGGCCGGGCCGCACGCGTGACCATGTCGCCGAAGAACGTGCGCGTGCGGTAAGGGAGTTGCTTTCGGACGCCTTCCGAATGCCACCGGAGGACCCGCTCGACCCCGTCCCCGATCTCGATCCCGCCCCCGACCTCGGTCCCGGTCGCGATCCCGACCTGGTTCCGCGTCGCGATCCTCGCCCCGAGCATGGACCGCGTCCCGAGCAGCACCCGGATGCCGAGCAGGATCCGGATCCCGAGTCATACCCGGATTCCGAGCCCGAACCCGTTCGGCACAACACACCGACCCCGCCCACCGAGGGAAGTTCGCCGTTCTCGGTGACCGCCGAACTACCCCGCACCCCCACCACCTCCCGCACCCCCACCGCCCCACTCACCCCCACCACCCCACTCACCCCCACCGCCCCCCGCTCCATGGCCGCCCCCTCCCGGGACGGCGACCACCGTCGCACCTTCCCCGCCTTTCCGCCGCGCACCGGTGGATCCTTCGCCGAGACGTGGTGGGGCAACGCCTGGGTGACCGCGCTCGAAGAAGGCGCCCTGGACCCGGGGCGCCTGGCCCGCGGCCGCGGATACGCCGAGCAGGGAAACGTGGACGCGATCACGGTCACCCCTGGGCTCGTCCTGGCGTATGTGCAGGGCAGCCGCCCCCGCCCCTACCGTGTCCAGGTGCGCCTGCGCACCCTGGGGGACGAGGACTGGGAGCGGTTCCTGGACGCCGCCGTCGAGCGTCCCGGACACATCGCCGCGCTGCTCGACAAGGAGCTGCCCGAGTCCCTCGCCGACTGCGGGGTGCCGCTGCTGCCCGGCCCCGGCGACCTCGACCCGCACTGCAGCTGCCCCGACCGCGGTCACCCCTGCAAGCACGCGGCCGCCCTCTGCTACCAGACCGCGCGGCTGCTCGACGCCGACCCGTTCGTGCTGCTCCTGCTGCGCGGTCGCGGCGAACGCGACGTACTCGACGCGCTGTCCCGGCGTAACGCCACGCGCGCGGCCCGTGCCGCACAGGAACAGGAACCGGAGCCCCTGCCGGGCGTCCGGGCCGCCGAAGCGCTCGCCGAACGTCGGCTCCCGCCCCTTCCGGCCCCGTTGCCCGTGCCTCCGCATCCCGAGCAGCCCCCGGCGTACCCGTCGGCGCCGAACGGCCCCGACTCCTTCGCGCTGGATCACCTGGCGACCGACGCGGCCGCCCGCGCCCACACCCTGCTGATGACCGGTCAGGACGAGATCGGCGAACTGACCCTCTGGCAGGACGCCGTACGCCTCGCCGCGTCCCGTCCGGGCTCCGGGCTCACCGCCACCACGCGTGCCCTCTACGCCTCGCTCGCCTCCGCCGCCGGCCGTACCCCGTCCGAGCTGGCGCGCGCGGTGGCGGCCTGGCGGCAGGGCGGGCCGGACGGGCTCACCGTCCTGGAGGAGTCCTGGGATCCGCCGGCCGGCCGCTTCGACCGGGCCCGCCCTCTCCTCCTGGCCGCCGACCTCCCCGCCTTCCGCCCCCGCCGCAACCACCTCACCCACCCCCGCGGTCACGTCCAGCTCCGCTTCGGCCGCGACGGCCTGTGGTACGCGTACGAGTCGGAACCGGGCCACGACGACTGGTGGCCGCGCAGCACCCCCGACCCGGACCCGGTGGGCGCCCTCACCGGCCTGGGCGGCTCGGAGGACCTTTGA